The following coding sequences are from one Canis lupus baileyi chromosome 23, mCanLup2.hap1, whole genome shotgun sequence window:
- the DBX1 gene encoding homeobox protein DBX1: protein MMFPGLLAPPAGYPSLLRPTPTLTLPQSLQSAFSGHSSFLVEDLIRISRPPAYLPRSLPTASMSPPRQGAPATLTDTGTSDLGSPGAGSRPDGSPQTAASPATEPTFLKFGVNAILSSAPRTETSPALLQSVPPKTFAFPYFEGSFQPFIRSSYFPASSSVVPIPGTFSWPLAARGKPRRGMLRRAVFSDVQRKALEKMFQKQKYISKPDRKKLAAKLGLKDSQVKIWFQNRRMKWRNSKERELLSSGGCREQTLPTKLNPHPDLSDVGQKGAGEDEEAERPRSPRRPAPPAPPAAPPPPLRAPRLDRPPPASPAPSGSPGKPSDFSDSEDEEEGEDEEITVS, encoded by the exons ATGATGTTCCCCGGCCTCCTCGCACCCCCCGCCGGGTACCCCAGCCTCCTTCGTCCCACGCCCACCTTAACGCTGCCCCAGTCCCTGCAGTCGGCGTTTTCTGGCCACTCGAGCTTCCTGGTGGAGGACCTGATCCGCATCAGCCGGCCTCCCGCTTACCTGCCTCGCAGCTTACCCACGGCCAGCATGTCACCCCCTAGGCAGGGGGCCCCCGCGACTCTCACAGACACCGGGACCTCAGACCTGGGCTCCCCGGGTGCGGGAAGCCGACCGGATGGTTCACCGCAGACAGCCGCCTCCCCTGCCACCGAGCCCACGTTTCTGAAGTTTGGGGTGAATGCCATCCTCTCCTCTGCGCCCAGAACCG AAACATCCCCCGCCTTGCTCCAGAGCGTTCCTCCCAAGACCTTCGCCTTTCCCTACTTTGAAGGCTCCTTCCAGCCTTTCATCAGATCTTCTTATTTCCCAG catCCTCCAGCGTCGTGCCCATCCCGGGGACCTTCTCCTGGCCGCTGGCGGCCCGCGGCAAGCCTCGCCGGGGCATGCTGCGCCGGGCCGTGTTCTCCGACGTGCAGCGCAAGGCGCTCGAGAAGATGTTCCAGAAGCAGAAGTACATCAGCAAGCCCGACCGCAAGAAGCTGGCGGCCAAGCTGGGCTTGAAAGACTCACAA gtgaAAATCTGGTTCCAGAACCGACGCATGAAGTGGCGGAACTCCAAGGAGCGCGAGCTCCTGTCCAGCGGGGGCTGCCGCGAGCAGACCCTTCCCACCAAGCTGAACCCGCACCCGGACCTGAGCGACGTGGGCCAGAAGGGCGCGGGCGAGGACGAGGAGGCCGagcgcccccgcagcccccgccgccccgcgccccccgcgccccccgcggcgcccccgccgcccctgcGCGCCCCGCGGCTGGACCGGCCGCCGCCCGCCTCGCCCGCGCCCTCGGGCAGCCCCGGCAAACCCTCGGACTTCTCGGACTccgaggacgaggaggagggCGAGGACGAGGAGATCACCGTGTCCTAG